A genomic segment from uncultured Desulfuromonas sp. encodes:
- a CDS encoding NAD-glutamate dehydrogenase domain-containing protein, producing the protein MDNSRLSHSYGKTIGLFHEKLSALTETIQTSNDTAQRDAVLSLLDSLKKQAVPGDLLHLKEGELAEVINAFVSVIEARQQPVEVRCTPVAGYHVSLLMCSVVDARYLFDSLQVYLNRQHLDWQEIVHLRLKVQRSDGRLVSLQDADLAEAEESFIVVQLAQVEGCDILEQEVAEVLHQVLRFHSDAPQLQQRFSALEPLAEEAGFGDFWRWLKDDHFLVLGYRQLHLDTCCEDGSVQAVADQALGIKDHPDYPDYLEPRALSRCDDLIQSCLKRHSPLLVMETVIPSPVWRDETLTAVCVRDKDHDQGVLEHVLLGMYARSVHSCSALDVPALNAKITLALESLGVAEGSYNYRKIESLLATFPEPELFFLSVEQLKHIINSLLFAPQGSVRVVPVETELSTMTMMLIVPRTLSQNADFSQLETFLSYQFHARKLSMRVLQFNAEYYIVQVTLICRQKPKDVDFEQLSGSLTGLLQSWKQKLRTVLIREQGNQHGLALWRRYADAFCNDYRSRIHPRFCVRDIHCLERLLEHQQEQVELWGPVNTGANSSCRLQFYSTRQGFLNELMPILVNLDLTIIDEVDFTLSIDDQDLFIKSFGVLSSLPGEESLLRIRDRLLEALRALRSGRAENDYLNRLLVSTGLDWQQIDVFRAYRNYYFQLGSSFTKRTVAYALINNPRAALALYRYFESRFIDKAEWADPVTRDEQALFPARMELIEALRDVDNVNEDRILRTMFNLIDSTVRTNFFKRKDLDDYFFSFKISAIGITEMPVPRPLFEVYVHNAKMEGIHLRGGMVARGGIRWSDRPDDFRTEILGLMKTQMTKNAQIVPVGSKGGFIVKTPWSDREQGMALSKEAYQTLMRGLLDVTDNRVGGKVVPAAGVVRYDEDDPYLVVAADKGTAHLPDTANAVSRDYNFWLGDGFASGGSRGYDHKVLGITARGAWVCVQRHFREMGIDIQTQPFSVVGIGDMSGDVFGNGMLLSEQTCLKAAFNHRHIFLDPNPDPATTFVERKRLFDLPRSSWSDFDAALISEGGGVFERDAKEIPLSDQVREWLGVRHETLDGDSLIRLLLMADVDLLWNGGIGTYVKAASQKNEDAGDRANDAVRINGNQIRAKVVGEGGNLGMTQLARIEYALSGGRINTDAIDNSAGVDCSDHEVNLKIFMQHLMESGQVRDDDERDRVLEAVTDGVCDAVLANNYGQSQCLSLDALRSQQDRELFIDLTARLATIGLLDRQSEALPSSKEVLGRKIAYTRPELAILLAYSKMQLYQDLLESDLPDRPLAAEFLAGYYPQAIAEQFADHLDSQPLKREIIATMITNLVVNQAGCAFCYRMGRRYDISLYQVAEAYIHFDRLIDGAALRNQIHQLDNQMPCKEQYRRLMAVEDTLGALCDWALSQAPQLIDFDQLGAMRDDLAAYSKLLSSVLPEKRWLACQQQITDLVGQGMDEDTAQQFAILPMLENVLPVMALHQQADVDLHSAAVVLGDVEAQFEIKAMLDEVEQVPLRDRWDRMTRHALRTGYHHAQFTLAKKVLEQFDGNIDRLLAEGRVRFRRYKRLQTMMLDQPAANFHPLMIMLDHLNGML; encoded by the coding sequence GTGGACAACTCTCGTCTCAGTCATTCTTACGGCAAGACTATTGGCTTATTTCATGAAAAACTTTCTGCACTGACCGAAACCATTCAGACGTCCAACGACACGGCGCAGCGCGATGCTGTTTTGTCGTTGCTTGATTCCTTGAAAAAACAGGCTGTTCCCGGAGATCTTCTTCATCTCAAAGAGGGGGAACTTGCCGAGGTAATCAACGCCTTCGTTTCCGTGATTGAAGCACGCCAGCAGCCTGTCGAGGTGCGTTGTACTCCTGTTGCCGGCTATCATGTGTCACTGTTGATGTGCAGTGTTGTCGATGCGCGTTATCTGTTCGATTCCTTACAGGTTTACCTGAACCGCCAGCATCTTGACTGGCAGGAGATCGTCCATTTACGTTTAAAAGTTCAGCGTAGTGATGGCCGACTTGTCTCCTTGCAGGATGCCGATCTCGCCGAAGCTGAGGAGTCGTTTATTGTTGTTCAGCTGGCTCAGGTCGAGGGCTGCGATATCCTTGAACAGGAAGTCGCTGAGGTCTTGCATCAGGTTCTGCGATTTCATTCAGATGCACCGCAATTACAGCAACGTTTCAGTGCACTGGAACCGCTGGCGGAAGAGGCCGGTTTTGGTGATTTTTGGCGCTGGCTCAAAGACGACCATTTCCTGGTGCTCGGCTATCGTCAGCTGCATCTGGATACCTGCTGTGAAGATGGCTCTGTCCAGGCTGTCGCTGATCAGGCTCTGGGGATCAAAGATCACCCCGATTATCCGGACTATCTCGAACCGCGTGCCTTAAGCCGCTGTGATGATCTGATTCAATCCTGTCTTAAACGACACTCTCCGTTGCTGGTCATGGAAACCGTCATCCCCAGCCCGGTGTGGCGTGATGAAACCTTGACCGCCGTGTGTGTACGCGACAAGGATCATGATCAAGGTGTTCTTGAACATGTTTTGCTCGGTATGTATGCACGCTCGGTCCATAGTTGCTCCGCGCTGGATGTTCCGGCCTTGAATGCCAAGATCACATTGGCACTGGAGTCGCTGGGTGTAGCCGAAGGCAGTTACAATTACCGAAAAATTGAAAGTCTTCTGGCGACGTTTCCTGAGCCGGAGCTGTTCTTTCTCTCCGTCGAACAACTCAAACATATCATTAATTCGCTGCTGTTTGCGCCGCAGGGCAGTGTTCGTGTTGTGCCTGTTGAGACGGAATTGAGCACGATGACCATGATGCTGATCGTGCCGCGGACCCTGAGTCAGAACGCCGATTTCAGCCAGTTGGAAACATTTCTTTCCTATCAGTTCCATGCCCGAAAACTGTCCATGCGTGTTTTACAGTTCAATGCGGAATATTACATCGTCCAGGTGACGTTGATCTGCCGCCAGAAACCCAAGGATGTTGATTTTGAGCAGCTTTCGGGGTCGTTGACCGGCTTGCTGCAGAGTTGGAAGCAGAAGTTACGCACCGTGTTAATTCGTGAGCAGGGCAACCAGCATGGTTTAGCGTTGTGGCGGCGCTATGCCGATGCCTTTTGTAACGACTACCGCTCGCGGATCCATCCGCGGTTCTGCGTGCGTGATATCCACTGCCTGGAAAGGCTGTTGGAACACCAGCAGGAACAGGTTGAGTTGTGGGGGCCGGTCAATACCGGGGCGAATTCTTCCTGTCGGCTGCAGTTTTACAGTACCCGTCAGGGGTTTCTCAATGAACTGATGCCGATTTTGGTCAATCTCGATCTGACGATTATCGATGAGGTGGATTTTACACTGAGCATTGACGATCAGGATCTGTTTATCAAAAGTTTCGGTGTGCTGAGCAGCCTGCCCGGAGAGGAGAGCCTGCTGCGGATTCGTGATCGACTGCTTGAGGCGTTACGCGCTTTGCGCAGTGGCCGTGCGGAAAACGACTATCTGAACCGGCTTCTCGTCTCAACTGGGCTTGACTGGCAACAGATCGACGTATTTCGCGCCTACCGTAATTACTATTTTCAGCTCGGCTCCTCGTTTACCAAGAGGACCGTGGCCTATGCGCTGATCAATAACCCGCGTGCTGCGCTGGCCTTGTACCGCTATTTTGAGTCGCGTTTTATCGACAAGGCGGAGTGGGCCGATCCGGTGACCCGTGATGAGCAGGCGCTGTTTCCGGCACGGATGGAACTGATTGAAGCGTTACGCGATGTGGATAATGTCAATGAGGACCGCATTCTGCGTACCATGTTCAACCTGATCGATTCCACGGTACGGACTAACTTTTTTAAACGTAAAGACCTCGACGATTACTTTTTCTCGTTCAAGATTAGCGCCATTGGCATTACAGAAATGCCGGTGCCACGGCCGTTGTTCGAAGTCTATGTCCACAATGCCAAGATGGAAGGCATCCATCTGCGCGGCGGCATGGTCGCCCGTGGCGGCATCCGCTGGTCGGACCGGCCCGATGATTTCCGTACCGAAATCCTCGGTCTGATGAAAACCCAGATGACCAAAAATGCTCAGATCGTCCCGGTGGGTTCCAAAGGCGGTTTTATCGTCAAGACCCCTTGGTCTGATCGTGAACAGGGCATGGCTCTGTCAAAAGAAGCCTACCAGACCCTGATGCGTGGGCTGCTTGATGTCACTGATAACCGTGTCGGTGGTAAAGTCGTGCCAGCGGCAGGTGTTGTCCGTTACGACGAAGATGATCCCTACCTCGTCGTGGCTGCCGACAAAGGGACCGCCCATCTGCCGGATACCGCCAATGCCGTCAGCCGTGATTACAACTTCTGGCTGGGTGATGGCTTTGCCAGCGGTGGTTCGCGTGGTTATGACCACAAGGTGCTGGGGATTACCGCGCGCGGTGCCTGGGTCTGTGTCCAACGCCATTTCCGGGAAATGGGGATCGATATCCAGACCCAACCGTTTTCGGTGGTCGGCATCGGCGATATGAGTGGCGACGTGTTCGGTAATGGCATGTTGCTGTCGGAGCAGACCTGCTTGAAGGCCGCCTTCAACCATCGTCATATCTTCCTCGACCCGAATCCGGACCCGGCAACAACCTTTGTCGAACGCAAACGGCTGTTTGATCTGCCGCGTTCGTCATGGAGTGATTTCGATGCTGCGCTGATCTCTGAGGGTGGAGGTGTGTTTGAGCGTGACGCCAAAGAAATTCCACTGTCTGATCAGGTGCGTGAGTGGTTGGGGGTGCGTCATGAAACCCTCGACGGCGACAGCCTGATCCGTCTGTTGCTCATGGCGGATGTTGATCTGTTGTGGAACGGTGGCATCGGCACCTATGTCAAAGCCGCCAGTCAGAAAAATGAAGATGCCGGCGACCGGGCCAATGACGCCGTCAGGATCAACGGCAACCAGATTCGCGCCAAAGTAGTGGGTGAGGGTGGCAACCTTGGCATGACCCAACTGGCGCGTATTGAATACGCCCTCAGCGGCGGACGGATCAATACCGATGCCATTGATAACTCGGCGGGTGTCGATTGTTCCGACCATGAGGTCAATCTGAAGATCTTCATGCAGCACTTGATGGAATCCGGTCAGGTCCGTGATGACGATGAACGGGATCGCGTGCTCGAAGCGGTGACCGACGGTGTCTGTGATGCCGTACTCGCCAACAACTATGGTCAGAGTCAGTGCCTGTCTCTCGATGCGCTACGCAGCCAGCAAGACCGCGAGCTGTTTATCGATTTGACCGCCCGGCTCGCCACCATTGGCTTGCTCGACCGCCAAAGTGAAGCGTTGCCGTCGAGTAAAGAGGTATTAGGGCGCAAAATCGCCTATACCCGTCCGGAACTGGCGATTTTGCTGGCCTACAGCAAAATGCAGCTCTATCAGGATCTGTTGGAGTCTGATCTTCCGGATCGTCCTCTGGCTGCTGAATTTCTTGCTGGTTACTATCCGCAGGCCATTGCCGAGCAGTTTGCCGATCATCTCGACAGTCAGCCGCTGAAACGGGAGATCATCGCCACCATGATCACCAACCTGGTGGTTAATCAGGCGGGATGTGCGTTTTGTTACCGCATGGGGCGTCGCTACGATATCTCTCTGTATCAGGTCGCTGAAGCTTACATTCACTTCGACCGTTTGATCGACGGCGCTGCCCTTCGAAACCAGATTCACCAGCTGGACAACCAGATGCCGTGTAAAGAGCAATATCGGCGTCTGATGGCGGTGGAAGATACGCTTGGCGCGTTATGTGACTGGGCCTTGAGTCAGGCCCCACAGCTGATCGATTTTGATCAGTTGGGCGCTATGCGTGATGATCTGGCGGCTTACAGCAAACTGCTGAGCAGCGTGTTGCCGGAGAAACGCTGGCTGGCCTGTCAGCAGCAGATCACGGACCTTGTCGGTCAGGGTATGGATGAAGACACCGCCCAGCAGTTTGCCATTTTACCCATGCTGGAAAATGTGTTGCCGGTCATGGCGTTGCACCAGCAGGCGGATGTTGATCTGCATAGCGCGGCTGTGGTGCTTGGTGATGTTGAAGCCCAGTTTGAAATTAAAGCTATGCTCGACGAGGTGGAACAGGTGCCGCTGCGTGACCGCTGGGACCGGATGACCCGCCATGCGTTGCGCACCGGGTATCATCATGCCCAGTTCACCTTGGCGAAAAAGGTTCTGGAGCAGTTTGACGGGAATATTGATCGTCTGCTGGCGGAAGGGCGGGTTCGGTTTCGGCGTTATAAGCGCTTACAGACGATGATGCTTGATCAGCCGGCGGCGAATTTCCATCCGTTGATGATCATGTTGGATCATCTGAATGGGATGCTGTAG
- a CDS encoding DUF2062 domain-containing protein, whose translation MWRSRLRLAVSRAFNQGLSSRKIALSISVGIMMGTMPLVWGSCVICLVVGWWWRLSHPLIQLVNYLLYPLQIALFFPFFYWGAKVFGNPTPLNRQLVEQLFNAPLAGLEKLWLINLQALVLWGGINLILFPLSYSVGRYILHRFHSSSGNPA comes from the coding sequence ATGTGGCGATCGCGGCTTCGTCTGGCTGTCAGCCGGGCGTTTAATCAGGGGTTAAGTTCCCGCAAGATTGCCCTCAGTATCAGTGTTGGCATCATGATGGGAACCATGCCCCTGGTCTGGGGAAGTTGTGTCATTTGTCTTGTTGTCGGTTGGTGGTGGCGTTTGAGTCACCCGTTAATACAGCTGGTCAACTATCTGCTCTATCCTTTGCAGATTGCCTTGTTCTTTCCTTTTTTCTATTGGGGCGCCAAGGTGTTCGGTAATCCGACGCCGCTCAATCGTCAACTGGTAGAGCAGCTGTTTAATGCGCCGTTGGCCGGACTTGAAAAATTATGGCTGATCAACCTGCAAGCCCTGGTGCTGTGGGGCGGAATTAATCTGATCCTGTTTCCGCTCAGCTATTCTGTCGGGCGCTACATTCTTCATCGTTTTCACTCTTCTTCAGGGAATCCAGCCTGA
- a CDS encoding prolipoprotein diacylglyceryl transferase family protein — protein sequence MMGNMLFLLALTLFCGALVYLGCRYLPKERWQVVAAVPVHPQGGNSWQGVNLTWYGLLTANAYVMALLMLIVLLRAVAIDLAPLLVLALLLLGICVPASRWVAKVVEGKAHTFTVGGAVFVGIVVAPWLIALINLTGDGVRLPILATLAALGIAYAIGEGLGRLACISFGCCYGKPLADCSPLMRRLFQRFHFVFHGDTKKIAYASGLQGQQVVPIQALTAVLYVAVAIIGSGLFLAGLYQWAFMLTAVVTQGWRVFSEMLRADYRGNNRFSAYQWMGVVGMAYVVVVAWLIPDANTVTADIGSGLAALWNPVVLLALQAVWVVIFWYTGKSTVTGSTVRFFVHQERI from the coding sequence ATGATGGGAAATATGCTGTTTCTTCTCGCGTTGACGCTGTTCTGTGGCGCTCTGGTCTATCTGGGGTGCCGCTATCTACCGAAAGAACGTTGGCAGGTTGTTGCCGCTGTGCCGGTCCATCCCCAGGGGGGCAACTCCTGGCAAGGGGTCAACCTGACCTGGTATGGACTTCTTACCGCCAATGCATATGTCATGGCCTTGTTGATGCTGATCGTTTTACTGCGAGCCGTGGCGATTGATCTGGCTCCGTTACTGGTGCTGGCGCTGTTGTTGCTTGGAATCTGTGTTCCGGCATCACGCTGGGTGGCGAAAGTGGTCGAAGGTAAAGCACATACCTTTACGGTCGGCGGTGCCGTTTTTGTCGGTATTGTCGTTGCGCCCTGGCTGATTGCGTTAATCAACTTGACGGGTGACGGTGTACGACTGCCGATCCTCGCAACCCTTGCCGCCTTGGGAATTGCCTATGCCATCGGTGAAGGCCTCGGTCGTCTGGCCTGTATCAGTTTTGGCTGTTGTTACGGCAAACCGTTAGCGGACTGTTCCCCCCTGATGCGCCGGTTGTTTCAGCGTTTCCACTTTGTTTTTCATGGCGACACGAAAAAAATTGCCTATGCCAGTGGATTACAAGGGCAACAGGTGGTTCCGATTCAGGCGTTGACAGCGGTGCTCTATGTGGCTGTTGCCATCATTGGCAGTGGCTTGTTTCTTGCCGGTCTCTATCAATGGGCTTTTATGCTGACAGCCGTGGTCACTCAAGGCTGGCGGGTGTTTTCCGAAATGCTGCGTGCCGATTATCGTGGCAATAACCGGTTCAGTGCCTACCAGTGGATGGGGGTTGTCGGTATGGCGTATGTTGTCGTGGTGGCCTGGTTGATTCCGGATGCAAACACAGTGACTGCTGATATCGGCAGCGGCCTGGCTGCGTTGTGGAATCCTGTGGTTCTTCTGGCGTTGCAGGCCGTCTGGGTAGTGATCTTCTGGTATACCGGAAAAAGTACAGTCACGGGTTCAACCGTTCGTTTCTTTGTCCATCAAGAGCGGATTTAA
- a CDS encoding phosphatidylserine decarboxylase, whose product MMTHQYIARASGQVHDETLYADRLVRWMYHPLREKGPSLFKALTGPRASSWLGTINYDLDYISRFSGQDAFLKKCGVDLNECLDDPASLTTPRKIFERKIRYWQCRPMADEVETVVSTADARLVVGSLAETDSLFLKDKFFAFDELLGSDKHDWLQRFDQGDFAVLRLTPDKYHYNHVPVSGVIRDIYELHGRYHACNPGAVVAEVTPYSKNRRLVTIIDTDVDGGSRVGLVAMIEVVALMIGDIHSCYSANPQGYAPIVEQKIGVRLERGQPKSLFRPGSSTDVLLFEPGRIQFCPDLLENQQRQGVNSRFSLGFGRPLVETDVAVRSTIALPQVTKLTAQ is encoded by the coding sequence ATGATGACACACCAGTATATCGCGCGAGCTAGTGGTCAGGTTCATGATGAAACTCTCTACGCGGACCGGTTGGTGCGCTGGATGTATCACCCGTTACGTGAAAAGGGGCCGAGCCTTTTTAAGGCGTTGACCGGACCACGGGCGTCTTCCTGGCTGGGCACAATTAATTACGATCTTGATTATATCAGTCGTTTCAGCGGCCAGGACGCTTTTCTCAAAAAATGTGGTGTGGATCTCAATGAATGCCTCGATGATCCGGCGTCATTGACGACACCGCGAAAAATCTTCGAACGCAAAATCCGCTACTGGCAATGCCGCCCCATGGCGGACGAGGTTGAAACCGTGGTATCGACGGCGGATGCCCGTCTTGTCGTCGGATCGCTGGCCGAAACAGATAGCCTGTTCCTCAAGGATAAGTTTTTTGCTTTCGATGAACTGCTGGGCAGCGACAAGCACGACTGGTTACAGCGTTTTGATCAGGGCGATTTTGCTGTCCTCCGTCTGACCCCTGATAAATATCACTACAACCATGTGCCGGTGAGCGGCGTCATCCGCGACATTTATGAACTCCATGGACGCTATCATGCCTGTAATCCGGGTGCGGTTGTCGCTGAAGTGACGCCGTATTCTAAAAATCGTCGTCTGGTCACGATTATCGATACGGATGTCGATGGTGGTAGCCGGGTCGGGCTGGTGGCCATGATTGAAGTTGTGGCGTTGATGATTGGCGATATTCACTCCTGTTACAGCGCCAACCCGCAAGGCTATGCACCGATTGTCGAACAGAAGATCGGTGTTCGTCTGGAACGTGGTCAGCCGAAAAGTCTTTTCCGTCCCGGAAGCAGTACCGATGTCCTGCTGTTCGAGCCGGGACGTATCCAATTTTGCCCTGATCTGTTGGAAAACCAGCAACGCCAGGGTGTCAACAGCCGTTTCAGCCTTGGTTTTGGTCGTCCTTTGGTGGAAACCGATGTGGCGGTGCGCTCGACGATTGCCTTGCCGCAAGTGACTAAATTGACGGCACAATGA